GGCGATGGTAGGCACGGAGATAAACGGAATGGCGAGTTCAAAAGCGGCTATTTTGCCCGTGTCTATGATCGTACCGCCGCCAACGCCGAGCACGAACTCCGCTTTATCCTCTGCAGACGCTTCTTTCACGACTTCTATATTCACTCGGTTTATACCTTCCACTTCTATCAGATTGACGTCATATCCTGTATCGGATAGATTTTCACTTACTGTCTCGCCAGCAATCTGCCGTGTGAAGCTATCAGCAACGATAATTGCCTGTTTACCTATCTCTAAGTGCTTGCAAATCGTGCCGACCTCCTGGAGAACTTCGTGCCCGATCAGGACATCGCGGGGCAATTGCATCCATTTCATTCGCTCAACTGGTGCCATAACGTACGTAACTCCTCGACTGCTATATCTAAGTAGCTATAAATAGATAAATCATTTATCGTTAACCTCTCGTAGTCTTTGTAGCTGCTATCGTGTGGGGCTAATTTGGTTTTGCTTTGGTTAGCGCTTCACGAAGCTTCCCTTTTACTACCATTCTTGGTTGACTCTTACGACCATATCGCACAACAAGCAAAACACTGTCTACGAATACTTTTTAGCATAGCTGCCTTCGTTCCTTCAGTCGTCGCCGTATTTGTGACTACGCACTTATATACTTATATTCTCGTATTTCAGTCCCGTGATTAGTAGCGGCGCTACTGCAAGAAGAAGCGATGCGCGGTATGCGTGGCGAAGGATTTTTGCCGGCTAGTTGAACGATAATTTGCGACCCCACCGCCCTCAGTCAGTGCTCGAAGCCAGTTGGGAGGATAAAAAAGTCATGGCTCTACAGAGTTTGACCTTTATATATCTTTCTCCCTGACTTCTTCTTACACCTTCCCCCCGTAGCGAGGTGGGCAGGTATTTGATAGCGGTTTGTGCTATAAAAACATTTTTTATATTAAAATATTTATATATACTGAGGTCATATAATAAACCATGACACAAACAGAAGATGCGCTGATAAGGGATGCGCATGTGCTTTTGCATCCGATACGATTTCGGATAGTGGAGCTGCTTGCCAAAAAGCCGCTGCACATCAATGCGATAAGCAAAGCGATGGCCGAAGAAAGAAGGCTCGTTTCGTACCATCTCCTGGCTTTGGAAGAAGCCGGATTCGTAGCAAGCAAGTACGAGATATCGGAACTGCCAAAGTCGAAGGGAAAAGCGATACGGGTCTACTGGGTGACGGACAAAGTAAAGACCGTGATTTCCGAGATGAAGAAGAAGCTTTAACGCGGTCGTTATGTGCATCCACGATTAACCTCAGGAAGCGTGTAAGCTTTTTACCTTTTTCCCCGTTTTTGGGGTTCAAAAAGCTTCCTGAGGTGTTTTTTTTCACTCCACCGATCACCGTTTCTTTTTAAAGAAGAGCCAGTTATTTTCGCCTTTGTATTTGCCGCCCGGCTTCAGTTTGAGCAATACGTAGGTTCCCTTCAGTTTCTTTCCCTCGATTTCAAAAACGATCTTCTTCTCTTCTAGCTTTTCCGGCCGGAATGTCCCCTTGTCCCAAATCTCAACGGTGCCCGTGCCATAAAGC
The DNA window shown above is from Methanomicrobia archaeon and carries:
- a CDS encoding winged helix-turn-helix transcriptional regulator; its protein translation is MTQTEDALIRDAHVLLHPIRFRIVELLAKKPLHINAISKAMAEERRLVSYHLLALEEAGFVASKYEISELPKSKGKAIRVYWVTDKVKTVISEMKKKL